A single window of Acinetobacter wuhouensis DNA harbors:
- a CDS encoding toxin-antitoxin system YwqK family antitoxin, whose product MKKLPLFLSSCLLSLTMVGCTSLQSTPLQPASGKVVTSEAIIAYFAPDAGEEECACGSTMDKGYSLTPVENGYFRKLLGRDQEGRFLLQDFYQSNGQPQTSPFWVKDPKGLNSFDGKYTDGDVIGYYDNGQIEFKEHYKDYMLQGKSELYYKNGQLNMVTEYADDDEVGETKTYYSNGQLASLENKLDEEHKTHKLWYSTGKQAVDLIVDPYDFSILSGKAWDQQGNIIEDEDERQKVIDNIYEQLDTTKN is encoded by the coding sequence ATGAAAAAACTTCCCTTATTCCTGAGCTCATGCTTACTTAGCTTAACCATGGTGGGCTGTACGAGTTTACAAAGCACACCATTACAACCTGCTTCAGGCAAGGTCGTAACTTCCGAAGCAATTATTGCCTATTTTGCACCCGATGCAGGCGAAGAAGAATGCGCTTGTGGTTCAACTATGGATAAAGGCTACTCTCTTACACCTGTTGAAAATGGTTATTTCCGTAAATTATTGGGTCGAGATCAAGAAGGTCGCTTCTTACTACAAGACTTCTACCAAAGTAATGGTCAACCTCAAACCAGTCCATTTTGGGTTAAAGATCCAAAAGGTTTAAATAGTTTTGATGGTAAATATACAGATGGTGATGTGATTGGTTACTATGACAATGGTCAAATAGAGTTCAAAGAACACTATAAAGACTACATGCTACAGGGCAAATCTGAGCTGTATTATAAAAATGGTCAACTCAATATGGTGACTGAATATGCAGATGATGACGAAGTGGGTGAGACTAAAACTTACTACAGCAATGGTCAACTCGCTTCCTTAGAAAATAAACTTGATGAGGAGCATAAAACGCATAAGCTGTGGTATTCAACTGGCAAACAAGCGGTTGACCTAATCGTTGATCCTTATGATTTTTCAATACTTTCAGGCAAAGCTTGGGATCAACAAGGCAATATCATTGAAGATGAAGATGAGCGACAAAAAGTCATTGATAACATCTATGAACAGTTAGATACCACTAAAAACTAA
- a CDS encoding RBBP9/YdeN family alpha/beta hydrolase, translated as MRKVFIVHGYNASPTDHWFPWLKRQVESIGHQCDILYLEDSEHPKYDAWKQNLVQQIQTLNEEVIIIAHSLGCIASLGFLSEVLAGRKLFALFLIAGFKNKLPIFPELNVFIDQAHFDEAQLRMGIRHRVLFFSNNDPFVPAPFSIQLGHLMNAQMVEVKNAGHFMASDGYSEFPQLWDKLSVLLKSAP; from the coding sequence ATGAGAAAAGTTTTTATTGTACATGGTTATAATGCCTCACCGACTGATCATTGGTTTCCGTGGTTGAAGAGGCAGGTGGAATCAATAGGGCATCAATGTGACATACTCTATTTAGAAGATTCTGAACATCCAAAATATGATGCTTGGAAGCAGAATCTTGTTCAACAGATTCAGACCTTAAACGAGGAGGTGATTATCATTGCTCATAGTTTAGGCTGTATCGCCAGTTTAGGATTTTTATCTGAGGTATTAGCAGGAAGAAAGCTTTTTGCATTATTTTTAATTGCAGGCTTTAAGAATAAATTACCCATTTTCCCAGAGCTAAATGTATTTATAGATCAAGCACATTTTGATGAAGCTCAGTTAAGAATGGGCATTCGCCATAGAGTGCTATTTTTTTCAAATAACGATCCTTTTGTGCCTGCACCTTTCAGTATTCAGTTAGGACATTTGATGAATGCCCAAATGGTCGAGGTAAAAAATGCAGGGCATTTCATGGCTTCTGATGGTTATAGTGAGTTTCCACAGCTTTGGGACAAACTATCTGTTTTATTGAAATCAGCACCTTAG
- a CDS encoding cytochrome C assembly family protein, with protein sequence MISLPLVYTILALIAYTSSFWYLFMHLMSKRPANPWFIGIMSGLGLILHASVLYNDMLTPLGINYDVFNLMSFTSGLMLLLSMLYSTYRPVISLNLIGIPVAAFGLILGFCFSKSKQFIEQHSLGLDIHIILSLSAYAVLLMATIQAVLIWFQNRELKKKQKKRIWVNFLPAYQAMESLLFDMLITGFVLLTVALSFGFFTIDNFFAQHLAHKTAFSIVSWFVYGSLLIGHYKFGWRGQKAIRFTIIGFFLLAIGFIGSKFVLEMILHR encoded by the coding sequence ATGATTAGCCTACCCTTGGTTTATACGATTTTAGCATTAATTGCCTATACCTCATCATTTTGGTATCTGTTTATGCATTTAATGTCAAAACGTCCTGCAAACCCGTGGTTTATCGGCATCATGTCTGGCTTAGGACTGATCTTACATGCAAGTGTACTGTATAACGATATGCTTACACCACTGGGGATTAATTATGACGTCTTTAATTTGATGTCATTTACCTCTGGGTTAATGTTATTGCTAAGCATGTTATATAGCACTTATCGACCTGTTATTTCATTGAATTTAATCGGCATTCCTGTTGCTGCCTTTGGTTTAATCCTTGGTTTTTGCTTTAGTAAATCAAAACAATTTATTGAACAGCATTCTTTAGGCTTAGACATTCACATTATTTTGTCCTTATCTGCGTATGCGGTGTTGCTGATGGCAACCATTCAAGCCGTATTGATTTGGTTCCAGAACCGAGAACTCAAAAAGAAACAAAAAAAGCGTATTTGGGTGAATTTTCTACCGGCTTATCAAGCGATGGAATCACTCTTGTTTGATATGTTAATTACAGGCTTTGTGCTTTTAACTGTTGCTCTAAGCTTTGGTTTCTTCACCATAGATAACTTTTTCGCACAACATTTAGCCCATAAAACGGCATTCAGTATCGTGTCATGGTTTGTCTATGGTTCGCTATTGATTGGACATTATAAATTTGGCTGGCGTGGTCAAAAAGCGATTCGCTTTACCATTATCGGCTTCTTTTTATTGGCGATCGGCTTTATTGGCTCTAAGTTTGTGTTGGAAATGATTTTACATCGATAA
- a CDS encoding tRNA dihydrouridine synthase, which yields MKLILAPMEGLTDPIMRDVLTSVGSFDWCVTEFIRVTDSVLPDHIYHTYCPELKNDGKTAAGTPVHVQFLGNNPEMLAANAVRAAELGAPAIDMNFGCPAKTVNRHRGGSVLLDEPEVVYELVKAVRDAVPAHIPVSAKMRLGYLDRNFTMENAHAIEDAGASWVTVHARTKADGYTPPAFWDLLHPIRETLKINVIANGEIWTNADAKQCQLESGCEDLMIGRGAVTTPDLTQCIRQNTDQPLITWNELLGLQIRFLNGTYKKEMNMVGRYKQWLGMMSKHYPEAKALWDEVKRLKKIDEVLEKLKA from the coding sequence TTGAAACTCATCCTTGCACCAATGGAAGGCTTAACTGACCCAATTATGCGTGATGTTCTTACGTCTGTGGGAAGTTTTGACTGGTGTGTAACTGAGTTTATTCGGGTGACGGATTCTGTATTGCCTGATCATATCTACCATACGTATTGTCCTGAACTGAAAAATGACGGCAAAACAGCTGCAGGCACACCTGTACATGTGCAATTTTTAGGAAATAACCCTGAAATGTTGGCTGCCAATGCCGTACGTGCTGCTGAACTCGGCGCACCTGCGATCGATATGAATTTTGGTTGTCCTGCCAAAACAGTCAATCGTCATCGTGGCGGTTCAGTGCTTTTAGATGAACCAGAAGTGGTTTATGAATTGGTTAAAGCGGTACGTGATGCTGTTCCTGCTCATATCCCTGTTTCAGCGAAAATGCGTTTAGGTTATCTTGATCGTAATTTCACGATGGAAAATGCACACGCCATCGAAGATGCTGGTGCGTCTTGGGTTACCGTCCATGCGCGTACCAAAGCCGATGGTTATACCCCACCCGCTTTTTGGGATTTATTGCATCCGATTCGTGAAACTTTAAAAATCAATGTGATTGCTAATGGTGAGATTTGGACCAATGCAGATGCCAAGCAATGTCAGCTTGAATCTGGTTGTGAAGATCTCATGATTGGTCGTGGTGCTGTAACCACACCTGATTTAACCCAATGCATCCGCCAAAATACAGATCAACCATTAATTACGTGGAATGAATTGCTCGGTCTGCAAATTCGTTTCTTAAATGGTACATATAAAAAAGAAATGAATATGGTGGGTCGTTATAAGCAATGGCTTGGAATGATGTCGAAACATTATCCTGAAGCCAAAGCCTTATGGGACGAAGTAAAACGTCTTAAAAAAATTGATGAAGTGTTAGAAAAATTAAAAGCTTAG
- a CDS encoding SseB family protein, with the protein MPNLQQLFTQTQENYELIPEFIDQLLVSDIYCLGTQDSDNKLQFRVLETPEGDQAIPFFLELEMIQQDIGTDAEYLVLNARKLFEITKGATLVLNPTSNLVKEFQAEEITQILEIHKNEAE; encoded by the coding sequence ATGCCAAATCTCCAACAACTCTTCACCCAAACCCAAGAAAACTATGAGCTTATTCCTGAGTTTATCGATCAACTACTTGTATCCGATATTTATTGCTTAGGGACTCAAGATAGCGATAACAAATTGCAATTTCGAGTACTTGAAACTCCAGAAGGTGATCAAGCGATTCCATTCTTTTTAGAGTTAGAAATGATTCAGCAAGATATTGGAACAGATGCTGAGTATCTTGTTTTAAATGCCAGAAAACTCTTTGAAATTACCAAGGGGGCAACTTTGGTTTTAAACCCAACATCGAATTTGGTCAAAGAATTTCAAGCTGAAGAAATTACCCAAATTCTAGAAATACACAAGAATGAAGCAGAGTAA
- the ffh gene encoding signal recognition particle protein produces MFDTLTERLTQSLRNVTGSGQLTEDNIKDTLREVRMALLEADVALPVTREFIAKVKEEALGQEVMTQLSPGQAFVKIVYDELTKMMGEANETLDLAAKPPVVILLAGLQGAGKTTTAAKLGRFLKERQKKKVAMVSADVYRPAAIKQLQTVAGEVGVDFIESDASEDPIKIAQRAIGQAKINFNDVLIVDTAGRLHVDDDMMDEIKALHAAIGPTETLFVVDAMTGQDAANTAKAFNDALPLTGVILTKTDGDARGGAALSVRAITGKPIKFLGMGEKLDALEPFHPERVAQRILGMGDVLSLVEEVERKIDKEKAEKMAKKLQKGGSFNFEDMLMQFEQMNKMGGMMGFLDKLPGMSNSGIQDAIAQANPEKQVKKMEAIIQSMTIKERRNPDLMNPSRKKRIAAGCGMDVVEVNKLIKQHAQMAKMMKKFANPSGMAKMMRSLSGMQKQFGGGGGMGPLFGNNDKK; encoded by the coding sequence ATGTTTGATACCTTAACAGAACGACTCACGCAGAGCCTCAGAAATGTTACTGGCTCTGGGCAGCTCACCGAAGATAATATAAAAGATACCCTACGTGAAGTGCGTATGGCACTTCTTGAAGCCGATGTTGCTTTGCCTGTAACACGTGAATTTATCGCGAAAGTTAAGGAAGAAGCATTGGGTCAGGAAGTGATGACTCAGCTTTCACCAGGTCAGGCTTTTGTGAAGATCGTTTATGACGAACTCACAAAAATGATGGGTGAGGCGAATGAAACACTAGATTTAGCTGCTAAACCACCTGTTGTTATTCTTTTAGCAGGTTTGCAAGGTGCGGGTAAAACCACAACTGCTGCAAAACTTGGTCGTTTCTTAAAAGAACGCCAAAAGAAAAAAGTTGCAATGGTTTCTGCCGACGTTTATCGTCCAGCAGCAATTAAACAGTTACAAACTGTTGCGGGTGAGGTTGGTGTTGATTTCATCGAGTCAGATGCATCTGAAGATCCAATCAAAATTGCACAACGTGCGATTGGTCAAGCGAAGATTAACTTTAACGATGTCTTGATCGTTGATACCGCAGGTCGTTTGCATGTCGATGATGACATGATGGACGAAATCAAAGCATTACATGCAGCGATTGGTCCAACTGAAACCTTATTTGTTGTCGATGCAATGACTGGTCAGGATGCGGCAAATACAGCTAAAGCATTTAATGACGCATTGCCACTGACTGGTGTGATCCTCACCAAAACGGATGGTGATGCACGCGGTGGTGCTGCGCTTTCTGTACGTGCGATTACTGGTAAGCCGATTAAATTCTTAGGTATGGGTGAAAAACTCGATGCCTTAGAGCCATTCCATCCTGAGCGTGTTGCACAACGTATCTTGGGTATGGGTGACGTACTTTCTCTTGTCGAAGAAGTTGAACGTAAGATCGACAAAGAAAAAGCCGAAAAAATGGCGAAAAAATTGCAAAAAGGCGGAAGCTTCAATTTTGAAGATATGCTGATGCAGTTTGAACAAATGAATAAGATGGGCGGTATGATGGGCTTCTTAGACAAGTTGCCTGGCATGAGTAATTCAGGGATTCAAGATGCGATTGCACAAGCGAATCCTGAAAAGCAAGTGAAAAAGATGGAAGCAATCATCCAGTCGATGACCATCAAAGAACGCCGTAACCCAGATTTGATGAATCCGAGTCGTAAAAAACGTATTGCTGCGGGTTGTGGTATGGATGTGGTTGAAGTCAATAAATTGATCAAGCAACATGCGCAAATGGCAAAAATGATGAAGAAATTTGCTAATCCATCAGGTATGGCAAAAATGATGCGTTCATTGAGCGGTATGCAAAAACAATTCGGCGGTGGTGGTGGTATGGGACCATTGTTTGGAAATAACGATAAGAAGTAA